One part of the Natronorubrum sediminis genome encodes these proteins:
- a CDS encoding 2-oxoacid:ferredoxin oxidoreductase subunit beta, with amino-acid sequence MSSDVRFTDFKSDKQPTWCPGCGDFGTMNGMMKGLAETGNDPDNTFVVAGIGCSGKIGTYMHSYALHGVHGRALPVGTGVKMARPDIEVMVAGGDGDGYSIGAGHFVHAVRRNVDMSYVVMDNRIYGLTKGQASPTSRSDFETSTTPEGPKQPPVNPLALALASGASFIAQSFASDALRHQEIIQEAIEHDGFGFVNVFSPCVTFNDVDTYDYFRDSLVDLQEEGHDPNDYEAAKEVILDSDKEYQGVMYQDDESVPYHEQHGVTEDMSEIPDGAPEDAMDLVREFY; translated from the coding sequence ATGAGCTCCGACGTACGATTCACCGACTTCAAATCCGACAAACAGCCCACGTGGTGTCCCGGTTGCGGCGACTTCGGGACGATGAACGGTATGATGAAAGGCCTCGCCGAGACCGGCAACGATCCGGACAACACGTTCGTGGTCGCCGGAATCGGCTGTTCCGGCAAGATCGGGACCTACATGCACAGCTACGCGCTGCACGGGGTTCACGGTCGCGCGCTGCCGGTCGGCACAGGCGTCAAGATGGCGCGACCCGACATTGAAGTGATGGTCGCCGGCGGAGACGGTGACGGCTACTCGATTGGTGCCGGTCACTTCGTCCACGCCGTCCGCCGGAACGTCGACATGTCCTACGTCGTCATGGACAACCGCATCTACGGCCTGACGAAGGGGCAGGCCTCGCCGACCTCGCGCTCGGACTTCGAGACCTCGACGACCCCAGAAGGACCGAAACAGCCGCCAGTCAACCCGCTCGCACTCGCACTGGCTTCGGGCGCATCCTTCATCGCCCAGTCGTTCGCCTCCGACGCGCTTCGACACCAGGAGATCATCCAGGAAGCCATCGAACACGACGGCTTCGGCTTCGTCAACGTCTTCAGCCCGTGTGTCACGTTCAACGACGTCGACACCTACGACTACTTCCGCGACAGCTTAGTCGACCTGCAAGAAGAGGGTCACGATCCAAACGACTACGAGGCTGCCAAAGAGGTCATCCTCGACAGCGACAAAGAGTATCAGGGCGTGATGTACCAGGACGACGAGTCCGTTCCGTATCACGAACAACACGGCGTCACCGAGGACATGTCCGAAATCCCTGACGGCGCGCCGGAAGACGCAATGGACCTCGTCCGCGAGTTCTACTAA
- a CDS encoding pyridoxal phosphate-dependent aminotransferase, with protein MTEFARRVEQVSISGIREVFDAAGEDAINLGIGQPDFPTPAHARRGAIEAIESGQSDAYTSNKGTRSLREAIAAKYDRTYGLEVDPEDIIATSGGSEALHLVLQAHVDPGEEVIFPDPGFVSYDALTTIANGTPKPVGLREDLTLDPAAVEDAITDDTAVFVVNSPANPTGAVQSEEDMREFARIADEHDVLCVSDEVYEHIVFDGEHHPPLEFAESDNVVTVSACSKTYSMTGWRLGWVVGANPRIERMLRVHQYGQACASAPAQYAAEAALTGPQDPVDEMVAAFEDRRDVVLDGLEDAGLEVPKPEGAFYVMPKVPEGWCEEVLERDVVVVPGDAFGANGEGYARLSYATGMEELKDALEIIDAATQAVR; from the coding sequence ATGACCGAGTTCGCACGACGAGTCGAGCAGGTGTCGATCAGCGGTATTCGAGAAGTCTTCGATGCTGCGGGTGAGGACGCGATCAACCTCGGTATCGGCCAACCGGACTTTCCGACGCCGGCACACGCCCGTCGCGGGGCGATCGAGGCGATCGAATCCGGCCAGAGCGACGCTTACACCTCGAACAAGGGGACGCGTTCGCTCCGAGAAGCCATCGCCGCGAAGTACGACCGAACCTACGGCCTCGAGGTCGACCCGGAGGACATCATCGCGACCTCGGGCGGCAGCGAAGCGCTCCATCTCGTCTTACAGGCCCACGTCGATCCGGGTGAGGAAGTTATCTTCCCGGATCCGGGATTCGTCTCCTACGACGCGCTGACGACAATCGCGAACGGGACGCCGAAGCCAGTCGGCCTCCGCGAGGATCTCACGCTCGATCCCGCAGCGGTCGAAGACGCGATCACCGACGACACCGCGGTGTTCGTCGTCAACAGCCCGGCCAACCCGACGGGTGCCGTCCAGAGCGAGGAAGACATGCGCGAGTTCGCACGCATCGCGGACGAACACGACGTGCTTTGTGTCTCCGACGAGGTGTACGAACACATCGTCTTCGACGGCGAGCACCACCCGCCACTCGAGTTCGCCGAGTCGGACAACGTGGTCACCGTCAGCGCCTGCTCGAAGACGTACTCGATGACGGGCTGGCGACTCGGCTGGGTCGTCGGCGCAAACCCGCGTATCGAACGCATGCTTCGCGTCCACCAGTACGGCCAGGCGTGTGCCTCCGCGCCCGCACAGTACGCCGCCGAAGCCGCACTGACCGGCCCACAGGATCCGGTCGACGAAATGGTCGCGGCCTTCGAAGACCGCCGGGACGTCGTCCTCGACGGCCTCGAAGACGCCGGTCTCGAGGTTCCGAAACCCGAGGGAGCGTTCTACGTGATGCCGAAAGTCCCCGAGGGGTGGTGTGAGGAAGTGCTCGAGCGCGACGTCGTCGTCGTCCCCGGCGACGCCTTCGGCGCGAACGGCGAGGGCTACGCCCGCCTCTCGTACGCGACGGGGATGGAGGAGTTGAAAGACGCCCTCGAAATTATCGACGCGGCGACGCAGGCGGTTCGATAG
- a CDS encoding acyl-CoA mutase large subunit family protein has protein sequence MFDPDDLEEIRAGKAEWHEEEVEPTVDRFGERKETFTTDTGGQSVDRLYTPADVSDVDYQEDLGYPGEPPYTRGVYSTGYRGRLWTMRQYAGFSTPEDTNERYHYLLDQGQTGLSMAFDLPTQMGHDSDASMSAGEIGKAGVAIDSLADMETVFDGIPLDEVSTSMTINAPASVLLAMYIAVGDQQGVDREQLRGTIQNDILKEYIARNTYIYPPESSMRIITDIFEFCASETPKFNTISISGYHIREAGSTAAQELAFTLGDGIEYVETAIEAGLDVDDFAPQLSFFFNGHNNIFEEVAKFRAARRMWHDIIDERFDANDPKSKQLKFHTQTAGSMLTAQQIENNVVRVAYQALAAVLGGTQSLHTNGKDEALALPTEESVRTALRTQQILAHESGAADTIDPLAGSYYVESLTDDVEEEAYEILEEVDERGGMREAIEQQWVQRQIQDTSFDRQKEIDSNDRIIVGVNEFEVDEDPEMDVQEITEEDQQRQIDSLESTRAGRDDDAVEAKLEALREAAQGEDNLMPYIIDAVKVYATVGEICNVLRDEFGEYQPGSAV, from the coding sequence ATGTTCGATCCTGACGATCTCGAGGAGATCCGCGCTGGGAAAGCGGAGTGGCACGAGGAGGAAGTCGAGCCGACGGTGGATCGGTTTGGCGAGCGAAAAGAGACGTTTACGACGGATACGGGGGGTCAATCGGTCGATCGACTCTACACGCCAGCGGATGTCTCGGACGTGGATTACCAGGAGGATCTGGGTTACCCCGGAGAGCCACCGTACACGCGCGGCGTGTATTCGACGGGGTATCGTGGTCGCCTCTGGACGATGCGTCAGTACGCCGGATTCTCGACGCCCGAGGATACCAACGAGCGCTATCACTACCTGCTCGATCAGGGCCAGACGGGGCTTTCGATGGCGTTCGACTTGCCGACGCAGATGGGTCACGACTCCGACGCGAGCATGTCGGCCGGTGAGATCGGAAAGGCCGGCGTGGCGATCGACTCACTCGCCGACATGGAGACCGTCTTCGACGGCATCCCACTCGACGAAGTGTCGACCTCGATGACGATCAACGCGCCCGCGTCCGTCCTGCTCGCGATGTACATCGCCGTCGGTGACCAGCAGGGAGTCGACCGCGAGCAACTGCGCGGAACGATTCAGAACGACATTCTCAAAGAGTACATCGCTCGAAACACCTACATCTACCCGCCAGAGTCGTCGATGCGGATCATCACCGATATTTTCGAGTTCTGTGCCTCGGAGACGCCAAAGTTCAACACGATCTCGATTTCGGGCTACCATATCCGAGAGGCTGGATCGACGGCCGCACAGGAACTCGCGTTTACGCTCGGTGACGGTATCGAGTACGTCGAGACGGCGATCGAAGCCGGCCTCGACGTCGACGACTTCGCACCCCAACTCTCCTTTTTCTTCAACGGCCACAACAACATCTTCGAGGAGGTTGCGAAGTTCCGCGCCGCTCGCCGAATGTGGCACGACATCATCGACGAACGTTTCGACGCGAACGACCCCAAATCGAAACAGCTCAAGTTCCACACGCAGACGGCGGGCTCGATGCTCACTGCCCAACAAATCGAGAACAACGTCGTCCGCGTCGCCTATCAGGCACTCGCCGCCGTCCTCGGAGGCACGCAGAGTCTCCACACCAACGGCAAGGACGAGGCCCTCGCGCTGCCGACCGAAGAATCCGTCCGAACGGCCCTGCGAACCCAACAAATTCTCGCTCACGAGTCCGGGGCTGCGGATACGATCGACCCACTCGCCGGCAGCTACTACGTCGAATCGCTCACCGACGACGTCGAGGAAGAAGCCTACGAGATTCTCGAGGAAGTCGACGAACGCGGCGGCATGCGCGAAGCGATCGAACAACAGTGGGTCCAGCGCCAGATTCAGGATACGTCGTTCGATCGCCAGAAGGAAATCGATTCGAACGACCGCATCATCGTCGGCGTCAACGAGTTCGAAGTCGACGAAGACCCCGAGATGGACGTACAGGAGATCACCGAAGAAGACCAGCAACGACAGATCGATAGCCTCGAGTCGACGCGTGCTGGACGCGACGACGACGCTGTCGAGGCGAAACTCGAAGCACTCCGGGAGGCGGCTCAGGGCGAAGACAACCTGATGCCGTACATCATCGACGCCGTGAAAGTGTACGCAACAGTCGGCGAGATCTGTAACGTGCTCCGCGACGAGTTCGGCGAGTATCAACCGGGAAGCGCGGTCTGA
- a CDS encoding HAD family hydrolase — MYYDAVLFDFDGVVVETPSSQRMYAALGRTYEKLGRSGPAAETFQELMQGDFEAIANRCRTLEIDTDVFCTQAARELIQTQLADVERGVRSVFDDVRVVRSIPVSLGVVSDNHPTVVTKLLDRFGLRSVFETVYGCPLTPDGLARRKPNPTNIETAMETLEADSALYVGDRGVDVQAAANAGIDSVLLSRENRCSHPDDTSGVDPTYHCSSLTELPPLLES; from the coding sequence ATTTCGATGGGGTCGTCGTCGAGACCCCCTCCTCACAACGCATGTACGCTGCACTCGGACGAACGTACGAAAAACTCGGTCGGTCGGGGCCGGCCGCCGAGACGTTCCAGGAACTCATGCAGGGCGATTTCGAGGCGATCGCGAATCGGTGTCGGACCCTCGAAATCGACACCGACGTCTTCTGCACGCAGGCTGCTCGCGAGTTGATCCAGACGCAGTTGGCCGACGTCGAACGCGGCGTGCGCTCCGTCTTCGACGACGTCCGCGTCGTTCGCTCGATCCCGGTCTCTCTCGGCGTCGTCAGCGACAATCATCCGACCGTCGTAACGAAACTACTCGACCGATTCGGCCTCCGGTCGGTCTTCGAAACCGTCTACGGCTGTCCGCTGACGCCGGACGGACTCGCTCGACGAAAACCCAATCCGACGAACATCGAAACCGCGATGGAGACGCTCGAGGCCGACTCGGCGCTCTACGTCGGCGACCGTGGTGTCGACGTCCAGGCGGCCGCTAACGCGGGCATCGACTCGGTGTTGCTCTCTCGAGAGAACAGGTGTTCTCACCCGGACGACACCTCCGGTGTCGATCCAACCTATCACTGCTCGTCGCTCACCGAGTTGCCACCACTACTCGAGTCCTAA
- a CDS encoding helix-turn-helix domain-containing protein produces the protein MSEPPAPTRVTVSMLAAEPETVRDVFERLEALESSIQVATVSVHDGDRSTATIDVSPLTAKQWEALELAYQLGYYRRPRAVGLGPLAAELAISESAVSQRLRAAESRLVKAVFGTSVLES, from the coding sequence ATGAGCGAGCCACCAGCGCCGACTCGCGTCACCGTCTCGATGCTTGCCGCGGAGCCGGAGACCGTCCGAGACGTCTTCGAGCGACTCGAAGCTCTCGAGTCGTCGATACAAGTCGCGACGGTATCCGTCCACGACGGCGACCGGTCGACGGCGACGATCGACGTCAGCCCGCTCACAGCAAAACAGTGGGAAGCCCTCGAGTTGGCGTACCAACTGGGGTACTATCGACGGCCTCGAGCGGTCGGTCTTGGGCCGTTAGCAGCGGAGTTAGCGATTTCGGAGTCGGCCGTGTCACAGCGCTTACGAGCGGCAGAATCGAGACTGGTGAAAGCCGTCTTCGGGACGTCCGTCCTCGAATCCTGA
- a CDS encoding GNAT family N-acetyltransferase — MYVRDAKNREEAWLLEHIETMGLDDTAFRSRDYVVAVDETSGETAGFGRIRVHKPDDGEVICELTSIGVLTGWRGQGIGAHVVERLVEYAGDQEFETVYSLTSEGSYLAQFGFRRIEEDALPGPLQDRLEAKRETIDPGASSYAIDVDRFRVPDRLREAFKRAPAEREEIANEESAEDFGIDPDSATYKYDTGD; from the coding sequence ATGTACGTTCGGGACGCGAAAAACAGAGAGGAGGCCTGGCTACTCGAGCACATCGAGACGATGGGGCTCGACGACACGGCGTTTCGTTCACGCGATTATGTCGTCGCCGTCGACGAGACCTCCGGCGAAACGGCCGGGTTCGGTCGCATTCGCGTTCACAAACCCGACGACGGCGAGGTCATCTGTGAACTGACCAGCATCGGCGTCCTAACGGGCTGGCGCGGACAGGGAATCGGTGCACACGTCGTCGAGCGACTGGTCGAGTACGCGGGAGATCAGGAGTTCGAGACCGTCTACTCGCTCACGAGTGAGGGGAGTTATCTCGCGCAGTTTGGCTTCCGACGGATCGAGGAAGACGCGCTTCCGGGTCCGCTCCAGGATCGACTCGAGGCCAAACGCGAGACGATCGACCCCGGCGCTTCGTCCTACGCGATCGACGTGGATCGCTTTCGGGTGCCAGATCGACTTCGCGAGGCGTTTAAACGCGCGCCGGCGGAACGCGAGGAGATCGCAAACGAGGAGTCGGCCGAGGATTTCGGGATCGATCCCGATTCGGCGACCTACAAGTACGACACCGGTGACTAA
- the mce gene encoding methylmalonyl-CoA epimerase yields the protein MHFEHAGIATEDAQELAELYSDLFGLEIAHEEEFDGMRVVFLECGEGYFELLEPFEDGTIAQYLEANGSGIHHLALATEDIEAALETAREHDVSLIDEEPRPGAWGHSVAFLHPKDTGGILLELVEH from the coding sequence ATGCACTTCGAGCACGCCGGAATCGCGACCGAGGACGCACAGGAACTCGCGGAACTGTATTCGGACCTCTTCGGACTGGAGATCGCACACGAAGAGGAGTTCGACGGCATGCGCGTCGTCTTCCTCGAGTGTGGTGAAGGCTACTTCGAACTCCTCGAGCCGTTCGAAGACGGGACCATCGCGCAGTATCTCGAGGCCAATGGGTCGGGTATTCACCATCTCGCGCTCGCGACGGAGGATATCGAGGCCGCCCTCGAGACGGCGCGCGAACACGACGTTTCGCTGATCGACGAGGAACCGCGCCCCGGTGCGTGGGGTCACTCGGTGGCGTTCCTCCACCCGAAGGATACTGGCGGCATCCTCCTCGAGTTAGTCGAACACTGA
- a CDS encoding ferredoxin--NADP reductase — translation MAIDGTPVTVEAIREVGNGTIALELEAPEEFEALPGQFVLLRAVPGEDDQTAADLEEDDVVMRHYTLSSPSVTDTFEITVGIDPDGELSPWLADFEGGETIHIEGPFGTITYDGDQDVVAVAGGPGVGPAVSIAEAAHESGHDATVIYQDDAPAHTDRLDALEDAGAAVTVLDDGDSDGLADAIETHLEDGQLYAFGFESFVTFVSETIEDAGGDADDALIENFG, via the coding sequence ATGGCAATCGACGGGACACCGGTGACGGTCGAAGCGATACGCGAAGTTGGGAACGGCACAATTGCACTCGAACTCGAGGCACCCGAGGAGTTCGAGGCGCTCCCCGGCCAGTTCGTCTTGCTCCGGGCAGTCCCCGGCGAAGACGATCAGACGGCAGCCGACCTCGAGGAAGACGACGTCGTCATGCGCCACTACACGCTCTCCTCGCCGTCGGTAACGGACACGTTCGAAATCACGGTTGGAATCGACCCCGACGGCGAACTATCGCCCTGGCTCGCCGACTTCGAGGGCGGCGAAACCATCCACATCGAAGGACCCTTCGGCACGATCACCTACGACGGAGACCAGGACGTCGTCGCCGTCGCGGGCGGCCCCGGCGTCGGCCCCGCCGTTTCCATCGCCGAAGCGGCCCACGAGTCGGGTCACGACGCAACCGTGATCTATCAGGACGACGCGCCGGCCCACACCGACCGACTGGACGCCCTCGAGGACGCGGGCGCGGCTGTTACCGTTCTCGACGACGGTGATAGCGACGGACTCGCCGACGCAATCGAGACTCACCTCGAGGACGGGCAACTCTACGCCTTTGGCTTCGAATCGTTCGTGACGTTCGTCTCGGAAACGATCGAAGACGCCGGCGGCGACGCGGACGACGCGCTGATCGAGAACTTTGGGTAA
- a CDS encoding 2-oxoacid:acceptor oxidoreductase subunit alpha codes for MAEDLNWAVGGEAGDGIDSTGKIFAQALSRAGRHVFTSKDFASRIRGGYTAYKIRTSVEDVQSVVDRLDILVALTQRTIDENLDELHDGSAVIYDGERSWEAEIPDEVEAVDVPLKSIAEDAGGAIMRNIVALGAACEITGFDVEYLDEALEKRFGGKGSKIVENNKEAARLGQEYVQENYDLDHLGYNVETTDNDYVLLNGDEAIGMGAIAAGCRFYAGYPITPATNVMEYLTGRIEDYGGHVVQAEDELSAINMALGGARAGARSMTATSGPGIDLMTETFGLIATSETPLVIVDVMRSGPSTGMPTKQEQGDLNMTLYGGHGEIPRFVVAPTTIAECFWKTVEAFNYAEKYQTPVYVVSDLALAVTEQTFEPEVFDMDDVEIDRGKLVEDDEVDEWLDSQGRFRAHAVTDDGISPRAKPGTVDGAHMSTGLEHDELGRRTEEEDERVQQVDKRYRKVETAQNEEDWDYREFGDEDADNLVISWGSNEGALIEALDYLEDDGVDVRVISVPYIFPRPDLSDEIEAAEETIVVECNATGQFADVIEHDALTRVKRINKYTGVRFKADELAEQIVDQLSEEVPAQ; via the coding sequence ATGGCTGAGGATCTCAACTGGGCGGTTGGAGGCGAGGCCGGGGACGGTATCGACTCCACGGGAAAAATCTTCGCTCAGGCACTTTCCCGAGCCGGACGGCACGTATTCACGTCGAAAGATTTCGCGTCGCGAATCCGCGGCGGCTACACAGCGTACAAGATTCGAACGTCCGTCGAAGACGTCCAAAGCGTCGTGGATCGACTGGACATTCTCGTCGCGTTGACACAGCGAACCATCGACGAAAATCTCGACGAACTGCACGACGGTAGTGCCGTCATCTACGACGGCGAACGCTCGTGGGAAGCCGAGATCCCAGACGAAGTCGAAGCAGTCGACGTTCCACTCAAATCGATCGCAGAGGATGCTGGCGGTGCGATCATGCGCAATATCGTCGCCCTCGGTGCTGCGTGTGAAATCACCGGCTTCGACGTCGAATACCTCGACGAGGCTCTCGAGAAACGCTTCGGTGGCAAGGGCTCGAAGATCGTCGAGAACAACAAAGAGGCCGCACGCCTCGGTCAGGAGTACGTTCAGGAGAACTACGACCTCGACCACCTCGGCTACAACGTCGAAACGACGGACAACGACTACGTCCTGCTCAACGGTGACGAGGCGATCGGGATGGGAGCCATCGCTGCCGGCTGTCGCTTCTACGCTGGCTACCCGATCACGCCCGCGACGAACGTCATGGAGTACCTGACGGGACGGATCGAAGACTACGGCGGCCACGTTGTCCAGGCCGAAGACGAACTGTCGGCGATCAACATGGCGCTCGGTGGTGCCCGTGCCGGTGCCCGCTCGATGACTGCGACCTCCGGCCCCGGGATCGACCTGATGACCGAGACGTTCGGACTCATCGCGACGAGCGAGACGCCACTCGTCATCGTCGACGTCATGCGCTCTGGCCCCTCGACCGGGATGCCGACGAAACAAGAACAGGGCGACCTCAACATGACCCTCTACGGTGGCCACGGCGAAATTCCACGCTTCGTCGTCGCGCCGACGACGATCGCCGAGTGTTTCTGGAAGACCGTCGAGGCGTTCAATTACGCCGAGAAGTATCAGACACCGGTCTACGTGGTCTCCGACCTCGCACTCGCCGTCACCGAACAGACCTTCGAACCGGAAGTATTCGACATGGACGACGTCGAAATCGACCGCGGAAAACTCGTCGAAGACGACGAAGTCGACGAGTGGCTCGACTCGCAGGGTCGCTTCCGCGCCCACGCCGTCACCGATGACGGCATCAGTCCGCGCGCAAAACCCGGCACGGTCGACGGCGCACACATGTCGACCGGCCTCGAGCACGACGAACTCGGTCGCCGAACAGAAGAGGAAGACGAGCGCGTTCAGCAAGTCGACAAACGCTACCGTAAAGTCGAAACTGCACAGAACGAAGAGGACTGGGATTACCGCGAATTCGGCGACGAGGACGCCGACAACCTCGTCATCTCGTGGGGATCGAACGAAGGTGCACTTATCGAAGCGCTCGACTATCTCGAGGACGATGGCGTCGACGTGCGCGTCATTTCGGTTCCCTACATCTTCCCACGGCCTGATCTCAGCGACGAGATCGAGGCTGCCGAGGAGACAATCGTCGTCGAGTGTAACGCGACCGGACAGTTCGCCGACGTGATCGAACACGACGCCCTTACCCGCGTCAAGCGCATCAACAAGTACACCGGCGTCCGCTTCAAGGCGGACGAACTCGCCGAACAGATTGTCGACCAACTCTCCGAGGAGGTACCAGCACAATGA
- a CDS encoding type 1 glutamine amidotransferase domain-containing protein: MSNSDDHDLEGVDVAIFLAQEGAEEVEFTEPKQAVEDAGASVDVVGHETGGGQTVTNDLEESDAYEIKTTFGEVSAEDYDGIIVPGGTVGADTLRTREAGVDLLRAHIEDGKPTAVICHGPWTLIEAGVVDGRTLTSYHSLQTDVRNAGGEWVDEEVVTDDGLITSRNPDDLNAFCETILEEFSR; this comes from the coding sequence ATGAGCAATTCAGACGATCACGATCTCGAAGGTGTCGACGTCGCGATCTTCCTCGCACAGGAAGGGGCGGAAGAAGTCGAGTTCACCGAACCGAAGCAAGCCGTCGAAGACGCCGGCGCATCGGTCGACGTCGTCGGCCACGAAACCGGCGGCGGCCAGACGGTCACCAACGACCTCGAGGAGAGCGACGCGTACGAAATCAAGACGACGTTCGGGGAGGTCTCGGCCGAGGACTACGACGGGATAATCGTTCCCGGCGGTACCGTCGGCGCCGACACCCTTCGGACGCGCGAGGCCGGCGTCGACCTCCTTCGGGCGCACATCGAGGACGGAAAGCCCACCGCCGTGATCTGCCACGGCCCCTGGACACTGATCGAAGCGGGCGTCGTCGACGGTCGGACGCTGACCTCCTACCACAGCCTTCAGACCGACGTTCGCAACGCCGGCGGCGAGTGGGTCGACGAGGAGGTCGTCACGGACGACGGACTGATCACCAGTCGAAACCCGGACGATCTGAACGCCTTCTGTGAGACGATTCTCGAGGAGTTCAGTCGCTGA
- a CDS encoding DUF6517 family protein, with translation MNYSRRSLLAAGATGGLALTAGCLDFVRGDGPLELSAEQVTPTEEALEETAYDEYDIDEQSMEETVDVGIERDIEATIWSSVYSKEIDFQGFEEEACFFAAISIPDVSVLGYSLNPIEDMDNEELLEEFMSEIDSEHADFDNVSHADSFSLDILDDSRDVDRFEGETEIAGQQVDVDIGVASFSHDDDVLVLLSSYPADIEEESEYADTLMESVEHPA, from the coding sequence ATGAACTACTCTCGACGATCACTTCTCGCGGCCGGGGCAACTGGCGGATTAGCACTCACTGCGGGCTGTCTCGATTTCGTGCGTGGCGATGGGCCACTGGAACTCTCCGCGGAGCAAGTCACACCAACCGAGGAGGCACTCGAGGAAACGGCGTACGACGAGTACGATATCGACGAGCAATCGATGGAAGAAACGGTCGACGTCGGCATCGAGCGCGATATCGAGGCGACGATCTGGAGTTCGGTCTACTCGAAAGAGATCGATTTCCAAGGATTCGAGGAGGAAGCCTGTTTCTTCGCCGCCATCTCGATTCCGGACGTCTCGGTACTGGGCTACTCGCTCAATCCGATCGAAGACATGGACAACGAGGAGTTACTCGAGGAGTTCATGAGCGAGATTGACAGCGAGCACGCGGATTTCGACAACGTCTCCCACGCGGACTCGTTCTCGCTCGATATCCTCGACGACAGCCGCGACGTCGATCGATTCGAGGGAGAGACCGAAATCGCCGGTCAGCAAGTCGACGTCGATATCGGCGTGGCGTCCTTCAGCCACGACGACGACGTCCTCGTCTTGCTCAGCAGCTATCCGGCCGACATCGAGGAAGAATCGGAGTACGCAGACACGCTGATGGAATCAGTCGAACACCCCGCGTAG
- a CDS encoding phosphatase PAP2 family protein, protein MWFDPAVVEAVRDVIPHWVGVVMVVLSYFGSIYLIAPSIIGAYWANRDLVAPWLGGVIGCYGLMSITKSYYTSSRPIVGPPIDAEALPGWFYPLYDHAAHISTTSFPSGHALAVTIVVGMLVVELPVSTLRKRAVAGLLAIGWVGFTRVGLAVHYPGDVVGGIAYALAFLVVFYAARRLVSQRLSIDETTVALAVGFVVALIAVGYVGSRNAHIAFGGGFGALLAWQFAPQIATRMRGTVWETIAPVVGLSIVLCTWYVAEVELGNEALLAALSALFMAAIVLVPWITPTQKLWSTAKRRGRALAE, encoded by the coding sequence ATGTGGTTTGATCCCGCTGTGGTCGAGGCCGTCCGCGACGTTATTCCCCACTGGGTGGGGGTCGTCATGGTCGTCCTCTCGTATTTCGGTAGCATCTACCTGATCGCCCCCTCGATCATCGGTGCCTACTGGGCTAATCGCGACCTCGTCGCGCCGTGGCTCGGCGGCGTGATCGGCTGTTACGGCCTGATGTCGATCACCAAGTCCTACTACACCTCGAGTCGACCGATTGTCGGCCCACCGATCGATGCTGAGGCGCTTCCCGGCTGGTTCTACCCGCTGTACGACCACGCTGCACACATCTCGACGACGAGTTTTCCCAGCGGACACGCGCTGGCAGTCACGATCGTCGTCGGCATGCTCGTCGTCGAACTACCGGTGAGTACGCTCCGAAAACGCGCCGTCGCCGGTCTCCTCGCGATCGGCTGGGTCGGGTTCACTCGAGTCGGCCTGGCGGTTCACTATCCGGGTGACGTCGTCGGTGGCATCGCCTACGCGCTCGCCTTCCTCGTCGTGTTTTATGCGGCCCGACGACTCGTGAGCCAGCGGCTGTCGATCGACGAAACGACGGTCGCCCTCGCGGTCGGTTTCGTTGTCGCCCTGATCGCCGTCGGTTACGTTGGGAGCCGAAACGCACACATCGCCTTCGGCGGCGGATTCGGGGCGCTCCTCGCCTGGCAGTTTGCACCCCAGATCGCGACGCGAATGCGCGGGACCGTCTGGGAAACGATAGCCCCCGTCGTCGGTCTCAGCATCGTCCTGTGTACGTGGTACGTCGCCGAGGTGGAACTGGGGAACGAGGCACTCCTCGCTGCACTCTCCGCACTGTTCATGGCCGCCATCGTTCTCGTCCCGTGGATCACACCAACCCAGAAGCTGTGGTCGACGGCGAAGCGTCGCGGCCGAGCACTGGCCGAGTAA